One Engystomops pustulosus chromosome 7, aEngPut4.maternal, whole genome shotgun sequence DNA window includes the following coding sequences:
- the LOC140070203 gene encoding 5-hydroxytryptamine receptor 3A-like, which produces MHLKLNEYLVLKKVWTEADDKNPVIPFYNIDNNGLISFGKPIRIASTCNLDVYFFPFDTQRCNITVLNYFNDDIEFIPKYDSSYINNRSKEHFFNIGEWKLLNFSVYDIPNGAQYVVTIKRNASVQVIAFIVPICFLIFLDVIAMFIHLEDTERLMFKITVVLGFALLLVVLNQVLATSESPPLLSVFCCTCMAIMVASIIGSIATTYMNDLSDTNSEVPGWIHFLVIKCLARVLFFKLPHRHEVKTETLTKDGYTVNTEISLASHQVIDVLYTNMENSLEVELLKTLLKEVQNIHKKLIDANEDNEETDWHTVALVVDRLFLIFYLITIFLLFVVVFTRWAQN; this is translated from the exons ATGCACCTGAAGCTTAATGAGTATCTGGTATTGAAGAAAGTATG GACAGAGGCAGATGATAAGAATCCTGTTATCCCTTTCTACAATATTGATAATAATGGATTGATTTCATTTGGAAAACCCATAAGGATTGCTAGTACCTGCAACCTAGATGTCTACTTTTTTCCATTTGACACTCAGCGTTGCAACATAACTGTTTTAAATTATTTCAATGATG acatagaatttataccAAAATATGATTCCTCTTATATAAACAATCGGtcaaaagaacatttttttaatattggaGAATGGAAGCTGTTAAATTTTAGTGTATATGATATACCAAATGGAGCTCAATATGTG GTCACTATTAAAAGGAACGCCTCAGTTCAGGTCATCGCCTTTATCGTCCCAATTTGCTTTTTGATTTTCCTGGATGTAATTGCCATGTTTATACATCTAGAAGATACAGAGAGGCTTATGTTTAAAATCACAGTTGTACTCGGTTTTGCTTTACTTCTTGTTGTTCTGAACCAAGTTCTTGCTACATCTGAGAGCCCTCCGTTGttga GTGTATTCTGTTGTACCTGTATGGCCATCATGGTGGCTAGCATTATTGGATCCATCGCAACTACCTACATGAACGATCTGTCTGACACAAACTCAGAAGTGCCAGGCTGGATTCATTTCTTGGTTATAAAATGTCTAGCTCGTGTGCTGTTTTTCAAACTACCTCATAGACATGAAGTAAAAACTGAGACGTTAACAAAAGATG GTTATACAGTTAACACAGAAATCAGCTTGGCTTCTCATCAAGTAATTGATGTATTATACACAAATATGGAAAACTCTTTGGAAGTAGAGTTACTGAAGACACTCTTGAAAGAAGTGCAAAATATTCACAAGAAATTGATTGACGCTAATGAAGATAATGAGGAAACAGACTGGCACACTGTTGCTCTAGTGGTTGATCGTCTATTTCTGATTTTCTACCTCATTACTATATTCCTTTTATTTGTTGTTGTATTTACACGGTGGGCCCAAAACTAA